The DNA window TCACCTACGAACAACATCTTCTAACTCGCATTAGCTTGCGTTAGATAGAAAGAGAAGACCGATGACTAAAATCTGCAACCATGTGCCAGAACCGTGCGCGATCGAGATGCAGGTGTTAACGCGGCGAAGTTAAGAACAAGACTGCGTGTGGTCGGTTAATTTTGTCCGTTATCAGTCAAACGCACTGACACAAGAGAAATTAAGCCAAATAATGAATCGGATAAATGCACCACCACAACAGCATTCCGCACATTCAAAGAGAATCCATATCGCGCACGCATTAGTGATTACATATCGATGCTGTGCGAGAGACACTAACACCTGCTTACGGCGGAGGAGTTAAGAGAAACGAAAATACTCTCTCCATTAGTGCTAGAGGACGAAACGTCAAGGTATTGATCGATCGTGTAGAGGCCGCATACATAGACGCACCTAGAACAACCAATCGCGCAAGAAGATCCTCTCCCAGTAAGCATAACTACAGTGCTTGACTGTTGTCGTCcttttcgttttgcatttttatttcttaatatcTTTTTATAGGAAAATCATACAGGCTCGAACTTTTAAGAATGCCtcgaaaaatatgttttttgccatttcgtgcagaaagaaaatcattttaaacaatttaaaaatatttaaatttaaattaaatttaaatttttatttaaatttaaaaacatttttaaaatcaattttcaattgaTACCCCTTATCTCTACGGCCgtctacccgggtaggccatacATTTTGAATGGgcttaatttgaaaaaattacaTAGTGTATTCTTATTGTATTTATATTATACAAAATTGTTACACTTTTCGTGTGTTATTCATTCTTGTTTCGTGCATTTACAATAATGCGACGACGCATTGTACGATTCAAATAAGGCAGCCAGATCAAAATATATATGCTTTTAGAATctgaaaaaatagaaactccAATCCAAAATCTGCTGGCTTTTCCAGATCCATGAAACAGGAGAACGGAAAATCATCTCAAATTATTGCGGCATCACTCAGTTATGCGTCTCCGGTAAAACATTTGAACTTACCATTTACCCTGGACTGCTCTTTAGCTGCAGCTCTGTTATAACCTCAAAATAGTACGGTTTCATGCTAGGATGATCAACCTCCACCTGTCCCATGCATTTTGTTTCCACTTTTAAGCAGGATTGGAAGTGGACTCGATTTACACTGACTTTCGTTCTGCCTTTGATAGTGTCTCCCATGATTTGCTTCTTGCCAAACTTTGAAAGCTAGGTGTAGGTCGTGGAGTGACTATCCTCCTATTTAAAGGTTCTGGCAGAGTGAAGCTCGGTTTCTGTTTTTCAAGAAGTTTGACCTGCTCATCCGGCGTCCCTCAAGGAAGCGTCCTCAGTTCTCGTCTGTTTGCTCTGTTTATTAATGATGTATGTAGTGCCTTACTTCTGCTCTACGCAGAACTATTTTCTCAATCCAAGCATTTCGCTGGGGCCCCGTTTGCTTTACCGCTTAGGGCCCCACAGGTCCACTTAAGGCCCCCAGAAGTGTAAATCCGTCACTCCCTTGGGGTGATTCTCGATGCCATGCTGGACTGCAAACTTCAATTGAATGATGTTTTAATCAGGGCCAATAGATCCTTGTGATTTATCCTCCGTGTTTCCTCTGATTTTAAAGATCTGACATGcttaaaaactttgttttacaATCTGGTGCGCTCCATCCTTGAATATGCTAGCGTGATCTGGATTCTTTCTAGTATCGAAGGTGGAACTCAAATCGAGAATGTGCAGAGATATTTCTCACGAGTATTATTCAGACGTCTACACCGGCAACACCTACCTCCGTCCTATGAAACGCGTTTTCAGCTCCTTTTCCAAACTACTGTAGACCAAAGACGGCAACTGTCCCAAGCATGCTCTGTTTGTTTATATGTTCCCTCCCAATCCCTCCGCCCTCGTGATCCTTTGGCTGTGGAAACCCGTCACACACTCTATTGTCAAAACGATCCACTTCTCTCTTGTTTTCGATGGTTTAACCACTTTTCCTATCACTTTGATTTTAACTCTTCCTTAGCCTCTTTTTGTGCGCGAGCTCGTTCCCAATTGTATCCCGTATGACTTTGACGCATTGAGTTACGATAGTCCTGCTTcataaatttgtaaataatgtTAGTATTAGTATTAGTTATATTACAAACATTATTAAACCTTTATGGCCGATCCTTGTGTAAATAActaaatgaattgaaatgaattctATACGGTAAAGGTACGGAATACGGTTAAAGATTGCTTTTAGAATTCTGGTTACTTTGGCAGTTTTTTGCGATTCTTCGCTTAGAGGAAGCAGAACATTTTTCTCTGGCTAACTCTCGTCGACGATCTGTTGCAAATACGTGGATTCTGTTGGTTAGCATATCCTGTAGTGCATCGGACAGTTACGGGGCTCTTGTGCTTGTTCTCTATCCTAACCTTTTGCAGGATTTCTCATCAATTCGTCATACATGATGTCATCCGCTTTCACGGAATGCTCTTCgagtttgttcattttttcggGAACGTTTTCTGGTTCGAAAAATAGTCGGTGGATGCATTTTTCTGCGCCTCCTGCGTGCTGAAGTCGGTTCAACCGGTGTAAAGGTAATGCTACCTTTTGTGCTCTCATTAAAAAATCGCTTGGAATTTGGccaatcttaaaaaaaaaaaacaatcttttctCTACATCTCCCTTTAGTAAATCAATATCGTCGCTTTCACACGACAAAATCGTATagtgtacgatttttttttgtcaagcaCTGTAGTTATGCTTACTGGGAGAGGATCTTCTTGCGCGATTCGTTGTTCTAGGTGCGTCTATGTATGCGGCCTCTACACGATCGATCAATACCTTGACGTTTCGTCCTCTAGCACTAATCGAGAGAGTATTTTCGTTTCTCTTAACTATCCTAAACTCCTCCGCCGTACGCAGGTGTTAGTGTCTCTCGCACAGCATCGATATGTAATCACTAATGCGTGCGCGATTTGAATTCTCTTTCAATGTGCGGAATGCTGTTGTGGTGGTGCATTTATCCGATTCATTATTTGGCTTAATTTCTCTTGTGTCAGTGCGTTTGACTGATAACGGACAAAATTAACCGACCACACGCAGTCTTGTTCTTAACTTCGCCGCGTTAACACCTGCATCTCGATCGCGCACGGTTCTGGCACATGGTTGCAGATTTTAGTCATCGGTCTTCTCTTTCTATCTAACGCAAGCTAATGCGAGTTAGAAGATGTTGTTCGTAGGTGATCTATTTCAAGTGTTTTAAGTatacttttttgaaaatttcggtCTCGTATTGTCCTCTCCGGTCAGTTGTAACTTTTGCGGACACTTTTTTGTGCATTTGTCTTTCGttgtttgttcgttcgttGAAGTGGTCCTATCAGGTGAATGTGCACgtggtttttggtgattttGAGTTTATTTAAATGCTAAAGAGTGTGTGATGAAGTGCTTGTAATCTTAGTGCTTGGTTGATCATATTCTCGCGTGTGTTGTGCAGTTTTTTCTATAATTCGTTTCCTAAAAGGCAGAGGAAAAAGTGTAATATTCGCAGTGAATGTGTCGCAAAGCGGCGTCCTTTCGTGTCGGCCATTTTACTGCATTGAGTGCTAATAATGAGCTTGTGGGTGCGTGCGTTCgttaatgaaatgtttcagtGTTGGTGCGTTGAAGCTTTAGCGTGTGTTCGTAATCGATCGCTTCTGTTCAACATAGCTTAGGTCAATGTGCAAAGTTTTGTTTCTCCAGAAATATTTCTGGCGGTTGCTGAAATGCGAGTATCAGTGGCTTTTGATTAGTGTTTACACAAAATTCACGTGTTTCTAGTTGGTGTTTGGAGTAACATATTAGTTCTTATATGGTCTACTATTCTCTATCAATCTATCTCTATCAAACGTATTCAGCTTTCCTTAAGCAGGATATGATATAAGCAGGTaaggatgggtttttggggaaaaatgcTGGATCACGTTTGTCTATCCGTTGAAGACACGCCGCCGATCGCGTGGTTTGTTGCGTCAACATTAAGTGTCAGTTTAGCCTGTGATGAAGGAGCCGCAAGCGTTGCAGCATCCTTGTCACGTAGTGCCCgacgttttttctttatttacgaGCTCAAATTCGTCCACTTCTTTGGCTGGTCGGGATCAAAAAGACAATTTCAATGCGTTCATGAATCGTCCTCCCGATCTCACGTCACCGTTCGAATCTCCATCGATTACATCCACACTGGCGCCCTCTACCGGTCGATAGCCCATCTTCTTCTGTCTCCTTCGCGCCGTCACAAAGTGACAAAGCCTTTTAGGAGTAGCGGCTGGAATCTTAATTTTGTTGAGTGTACTTTCTTGCTGATTGTTTCGGTccaagatttgttttttcttcctctcggTTGAGCTAGGCTTTTTTCATCGCAGTTCGAACGATATTGATTCGATTCGACGATACTGTcatcttctttctctttctcgcaTTCCTCCTTCCGGATACAAGCATATCCTTCGTCGGGATGTTGGCAGATTTCGATTACCACGTGATGAGGTGCTCGTCCTATCGCTTTACGTTGATTGTGTAGCGATGATGTCTATTAGTCGATGATCGGTCGTGTAAAGGTCGCATATAAGTATCTAAAACAACACAGTGCttgacagaaaaaaatacttacacTAAACGATTTTGTCGCACGATCAAAATAAAGGGGGAAAATGATGTATagactttgtttttttgttcaatttcatatttattttttggtgcAAGAGTAATATAACATCTTTCCTTTACATTCTGCATCTCGACATTTCAAGTGATTTAAGGCTCCGGTGCGCCATTTTGTCTGCTGTACCGCAGTGGGGAAgggtggtttggtttggagAGCGAGTAATAGCCAAAATGAGGTAAATAGGTAGTAAGCTAATATCTAGTTACTTATgctaatacaaaaaaaaacagtcagaTACATATAAAACCGCCGACGAGAAGAGGCGGGAAAAAGGTAGCTTTTTTGGGAACGTAAACAGTAACAATTGGGCATGTTTATTAAGAATGTTACCTTCAACATGGGAACAGACCGAAACGACTGGAATATTGTGAAGCGCTTTCGTCAACTTTTGCGCGTGATGTTTGGAGGTTaaaagggaagggaaaaagggtTTTGGAAAGGGGGGCGAAAACAATACCATATTGGTCGATTGCTAcgcaaaattaattgattataCATTAAGTGCAGGGAATAGATTATATACGTAACTAACATGATAAATCCCTCGCAACAATCAAGGCAACATTCGTAAAGATTCTTTTATGTTGTGGTTTGTTATTAAGACAAAGTCAACTCGAGGATTATataagagcaaacaaaaaaaactgaggaACAAATACAAATGCAATACTTCTTCAAAGGATCTGAGAGTTCGAGAGGACCTTTTTTTCCTGGTCGAGACAAAGCAAACTAACATAcatactagtgatgggtaatccggaatcgtggatccactccgactccgcgtatgaaaaattgattccgactccgactaaaaaccaaaattaactCCGACGAGTCCGGTCGAATCCGATCGAGgccgatcgagtccgatcaaatccgatcgattccgatcgagtccggtggagtccgatcgagtccgatcgagtccggtcgagtccggtggagtccgatcgagtccgatcgagtccgatcgagtccgatcgagtccgatcgagtccgatcgagttcgatcgagtccgatcgagtccgatcgagtccgatcgaggaCTAGCCATGGGTAAATTGTGAATTGTTCGGGACAATTTCTACATTTAGCAGGACGCGGTCCTCGACCCCCCCGGACCGATCCGACTCCCGCAAAATTTATagtttacccatcactaatacATACGGTTAAAGGGTACGGAAATAAGGCAACAATCTACAGTTTTTTTGCGTAAGGCGCACTCTCTTACAACCCAGATCGGGCGTGTTTGTTACCGATCAAACTATTTGACCGAATACAACAGTAGAATACATTTTATCTTTCACCCAAAATCTATAGAACATGCTTTATATGGGTGTTTCTTTTGCACTAAATTGTAAATGGAATTGGTTTTCGACTATGGTGTAGAATTTGtggatgttatttttttctcctcctcctTACtattgttgcttcttttgcaATGTGTAAAGCTTCTCTTCTACAAACAATGGAAAGCGACTCGCTCGACTGTAAATGTCGTTCAGTTTAATGTTTCTGCTCCTTCGCGTTCGTAACGACAAAGGAGAGAATAAAATAGAGAGATTCCTTTTTATCGATCGCTAATCACACTGCCCGTATCGGGTGCATCTAGATCGGTTACTATCGGATTGGTATCGTCGGTGGTCACGAGTGCTTgtcgttgctgttgctgctgctgctgctgctggtgacgGTTACGCTGTAGCCGCTGTGGTTGATTGCTAGCCAGATGGGAAAACTCATTCATAACCGCTACGTAGGTCGAATCACCACCGGCATAGCTTTCCCCATCCTCACCCGAACCGATCTCATCGTTCAGCAGTGTCAACCGTAGCAGCGTCACAATGTCGGCATCCTCCTTCTCGACCGCAATATCAATCGGACGTCGCCCATCAACGTCCGCGATATCGTACCGTGCCTTATGCTTCAGCAGCAGGTACGCCTGCGCCGCCGAACCCTGCTCCGCAGCCAGATGTAACGGTGTGCGCCCGTACCGATCGATCGCATTAATGGCGGCACCGTTCAGCAGCAGAAATTCGCACGACATCACCGAACCAGACAAGATGGCGGCATGCAACGGTGTGCGATCGGCGTCGTGCACATTGGGCCAGCTTTTTTCCGCCCCGAGCGCGAGGGCTTGACTCATCACCGGCAGATTGTGACCGCTGGCCGCCTTGTACAGCAAATAGTTGGGCGACAGACGCTCCAACTCCTCGCACTCCATGATCGCATTATCTTCCTCGCCGCTGGTCGATTCCTGGTCCGAGTTAAGCAACAACAAATCCTCATCCGGCAGGTTATGATCGTCCgtcaaaatattttcaccgATCAGCAAAATATCCGCAAACTGTTTCGGCACGTGCGTTAACACATCCTTTTCGTCCGCATCCGGACAACCCTTCGAGCGGCTACCCATTCGCTCTTCGTCGTCTACGTCTTCCGCTTCGCGATCTtcatcctcatcgtcatcatcgagATTGGTGATCGGTTGCGAACCCGCTGCATCCGATTGCTGTTCCTTCGATTGATTTGGGCGCCGCAACAGCTGCCGATAGCTACGCCGGCGCAGCTTCTTGATGCTCCACTTTTCCGGAAACTTGGAGCTATCCGCACCGAGGCTCTTGAACGAGAGCGTCGATGACGAGGTGCTACTATCATCCGGACCGGTACCGCTACCACCACCCAACGGCACCACAAACTGCCGATCGATGTACTTCGCCCGTATCCATGCTTCACGCACCGCTATCTCACAATTATCCGTTGCACGATCGAACCGCGCCAACCGGGTCTTGTTGCCCTCGTACACCCGATTAATCACATCGTTGCCAAGTTCGATCATTACGCGCAGTATCTCCGGTTCCCACACGTCCAACGTTAGCGACCGCACCTTGCTGTAATGCACGCCGAGACTACGGTGCACACCCGAGCAAGCAATGCAAAGCGTGATGCCGAGATTGATCGATGCCCAGCGTGGATCCGCATTGCCACAGTCGGCACACCGCGAATTACCCGGAATTTTTAGCATCTGCGTCCagttactaaaaaaaaaagaataaaaattgacGTAAGTTTCAACGCTTAAATAAACCCTGACAGGAAGATGCTAATActacttacatttttttgtagcccttacGAGTACCCTCGGAACCACGGCCCGTACCACTGCGCTGTTTGTTCCCGCTTGAGTCCATCCTCGAATCACCGGCACGGTTTCCATCACCCGCCGATGTACTGCCGCCCGGTCCTCTGCCTGCACCCGAATTTCCTGCTCCACCACCACCTGCGACGCCCCGCATATCACTACTATACGCACTGTTGTGCTGGATGGCTGAATCGATACCCTTCTGCAGGGCTTTTATCCACGCATTCATCATCGCTTCCGAATCTGCCTGTAGTATGTGTGACCTGCAGAGGAAGGATAAAGAATATACCGAGCACTATTAATACCTATAATATAATGTGCTAGAGATTTCATTAGCTACATCTAGTTGCAACTAGTGATGGGCGGGTCGGAGCCATCCATTAGcgactagtgatgggtaaattcgacaaaaaaaacggaatcgcttccaAATGACTCCATCAATTTTGGAAGTGGCTCCGGAAGGTACTCCGAGTTCGGAACCGTCTGGAGCCGTCGGAACCATCTGGAGCCGTTAGTCGGCAGCCGAAGCCGTCGAAAACGACCTAGATTTCACTAATCTAGGTTATATCAGCATATCATGGACGATTTGAAGAGCTGtggaatttcaatttatttcacgcccaacgattccgacggctccagTCGCCGACTAgtggctccggacggctccaggTGGAAccgtggttttaacctagccggaatcgcagccggagttgctatgctcggaagcggtccggagccgtgggtgcgattccAAGAGCCTATCACTAAGAGCGACCCGAATCGATTCAGGTCGACCCATAACTACAAGTAGGTTCAataggtgcaacgattccagctatcataagcgactccgaccaGTGTCTGCAGCGAATTCGGGCCAAACTCGGgcgaagtaggttcagtaggtttactaggtgcaagctaccataagcgactccgacccgttGGAAGAGCGAGTTCGGATCggaactactgaacctacttatATTTACGCGTCGGCCCGAACCCGCTTAACCCGACTCCGGATCGAGCAATGAAATGAATCCTatgacccatcactagttaGAACTAATTCCTCATTTGAGCGGTGTCTGGACTTACTTGGCCGGTGAGATAACTTCAAAACAGTAGCGCCGGTCTGAATCGGCAAGCGGACGCACGGTGCAGAGACGCAGATCTTCCTCCATCACTGTGGGCAACTCTTCCCCGGTGCGCTTGCGGTAGAACAGTTGATTGTCCCGCATGCAGAACCATCGCCTGTTCCACGTTTTGAACGCGTTCGAGGTACGCTTAAACAGGTAGCCTTCCATGTAGTTTGGAAAacgtccaccaccaccatcactacCGCCTCCACCACCATCTCCACCGGTAGCACCGCCATCACTAGCACTGGTTGATTCTTCGCACGCTTCTTGCTGCTCCGGCCGTGGATCGTTAACGCACGTGTGCCGGTTTTGCATCTGCTTGTCCAGCACACCGTACTCGGAACGCATCAAACCAATCTCGTCATCCAAACCCTTGAAGAATGTGCCGTAGTCTTCGCACAGATCGGACCCCTGGTGGAAGTACGTGCTGCATGCCTTCAGATAGCTCAACAGCGTACCCAATATTTCGTGCCGTTTCCGGTTCTGCAGCAGCGTAATGTAGTTGACGTAGTCGAGCGCCGTATGGTTGAAGCACGATTTTGACGCGGATAGCACATTTTCCGCCTCGAGCACATCGGCCGGCCGGTTGCGGCTAACCTGCGAGTTTTTGTACACGGCCGCATCCAGATTCTCCGACACTTTGGTAAAGATTTGTCGGTATTCCTTCACCTCCCGTATGTCGCGCTTCAGAAAGCCGGTTAAATTCTTCAGCACCGTACGGTTTGCTTGATCGAGCAGCGTCGTATGGAACATGTTCATCTCCTGCAGCAGCTGTATCAGCTGTGCCAGCGCGTTCGTCGAGTTTTTGCTGTCCTGAAAGTGTTTCTGGAGATCCCAGAGTGAGGTGGCGAATGTGCTTTGGTGCCGGATGTACTCCTTGCCGCTGTCGACAGCCGCACTGCATGCTTTGATGATTTTCTCCAACCGCGACTCAAGATGTTCGATTTCTGTCTCTTCCTGCTCCAGCCGTAACCTACGGGGGTCGAGTTTATCCGTCAAGTTTTATTAATCTATTGTTCTTACCCAATTTTTTATCTCCGTTTCCTTACCTAAACTTGGGTGAATCTTTCAAACATTCACCGAAGTCGATCTTACACTGTGCCATCGTACGCAACCCCCCGGGGGTTTACTTTTGCAACTTAAACCGAAGTCACCAAAAAGCATCAGATGCACTGCAGCTTGTAGTTGCTGCGTTTGACCGTTCAGGTTTGCAGGTTGATGGATGTTCGGTGTAATTGATCGCAGGGTGGCGGGGGGGTCCTATGATCGGGCACGACCCAGCACAGCGTGGCACTCAGGCAATGTGAAAGTGAAGTTTTCGCTTGCGAAAACCGTAACCGGAAATAGTGACTCAAACAGGGTACGGTGAAAGAGGCACCCGTTCGTTGTACCACACCACTACAACGGCGCGACTCGCAATCCACTTTCTCTCCTCCGGCTCTTGGGTCCACCTTTTTTcaccctctctttctctctctctctcgtggaGGTGAGATGGCTCTGTCACGGTCGTTTCGTTCCGATCCGCTGCGCGATCGTTGTTCTGCGAACAACTGCGTTGATGTACAAGAgtaaaagagagatagagattAAATGCGCCTTGAAAAACAATAGAGACGCAAGTGTATCTACGCACAAGGGGACACAAATGAGCCGATAAGTGATAACaatattgttctttttttttgcatgcccCTTGTGTGCGTGTCTTGTTTCTTGTTacgctttgtttttattaaaacgtGATGTCTGGCAGATTGACACAATTGTTTCACGTTTCTAGGTCTTCACATGTTTATTACTTGCTTTTCCTCTTGATTGGGTTTGGTATTACTTGCAGCATAAGAAGTGTGTTGGATTAAAGCAAGAACCCTTTCTGCCGAAGGCAATCTGCACACTTACAACAGCTGGTATTGATGCGATGCAACAGACTGACGGTATGCAGATGCACACCATCCCTTGAAGGCAGGCACACCCTCTACCGTGCAGCACACATACGCAACACAATACCGATGGtgctgaagcaaaacaaacaccagaAAACCGACGTACCTGTGTGTTCACCCTGCCGTTTCTTTTGGGGGCCGAGCAATAGGGACGAGCTAACAATTGTgtaacaaacaagaaaaacacatcacaagaAGGGATGAAGGATACACTTGGGAgccaaaaagcaaacgaaaaacacaaacaaactaaaaccCTTTCAGGCCAGCGCTGGCCTGTTGAACGCGTGAAGGAAACGGTTGACAGAACAGGGAAGAtgacacaccaaacacagacacaaaaatgagttaaagCAAAAGTGGACCGTTCGTGTACACGAGAGAGTGGGGTTTGAAAACATGAAAGAGCGTTTGGTACGGGGATTCTTTCTGACAGCTGCGGTTGAAGGTTAAAGAGAGAAAGACTGTGTGCTGTCTCTGTTTTTCCTACATCAAACGTGGTCGCTCATATTTAAGTTATGATTGCATACAATGGTAAATAAAAGATACaaagatttttataatatataaaaataattttctcaaaGCTTGAAAATTCGTTTAGATGAGTAAGTAACtaagaatataaaaacattttctacaccaccttttggtttgtttgaatgTGATAGAAAGAGACAACAAACAATGATTTGACAGTACGTTTTTGGTGTGTCACAGCTCTTTGACAGCACGATTTTAAATGTGTGCGTGCATTTTTATGCTGCCTGCACAATCGAATGATGTTTTTGCAGGACTTTAATAATCACATTTTCACATCGACCATATTTGAAAAGATTTCTACTGTTTCAAAATTAACATTCTCATGCTTTGCTCGTTAATGCTTTTATTCACTGTTCACAGTGTAAATAGAAAGTTTCTTAAGTCAACTGACATTATACCAGGTTGGGGTTGGTCAACTTTTATACCAGTTACTCCAGCTGAAAATACAgcccaaaaaaacattatctttaatttctttttgtgcAAAACTACAACTTCCTTAGCACTACAAAGTATATTTCCCCGagtatatttcaaacaaatgcgATCGCCCCTGTAAATTACTACATGACAGATAATTCAgctaataaagaaaataataaaaataatgaacaaagAACTACCATGGCAGCGGTGTTCCATCGTACTGCAAAAATCCTCCATTATTCGACTCGTTCAGTGCGAGCACCGTGTTCACCATGGCTTTGCAGCTCTCCTCCACCGTAAGCGGTGCCTTCGAGCCACCCATATCCGTTTGCACCCAACCGGGATGTAATGCGACCGCCATAATCTGGTGCCCTTTTAAATCAAGACTCATCGATTTGGTGGCAGCGTTGAGGGCAGCCTTCGATGTCCGGTATCCGTACAGTCCACCCTCCCGGTTGGCTTCGATCGAGCCAAGAATCGAGCTCATGTTCACGATGCAGGCACGTTGCGGACCGACCGGTCCAGTTGGGTTGCTATCGGATGCCTTTTTCAAGAGTGGCACGAAAGCTTTCGTCATCATGATCGGTGCTACCGTGTTAGTGACGAACGTGTCGACCAGATCGTCCTGCTTGGTAAAATTCAATCGAGTCGATTTGGGTGAGATTCCGGCATTGTTGAACAGAACATTCAAGCCAGCTCCCTGCAACAGTGCATCAACATCCTTTGCGAATTG is part of the Anopheles funestus chromosome X, idAnoFuneDA-416_04, whole genome shotgun sequence genome and encodes:
- the LOC125774169 gene encoding C-factor, yielding MNSILITGCNRGLGLGLVKVLVGLPAPQPTHIIATYRDAQKSQDLLELAKQHSNIVPMQFDVKNFERYDQFAKDVDALLQGAGLNVLFNNAGISPKSTRLNFTKQDDLVDTFVTNTVAPIMMTKAFVPLLKKASDSNPTGPVGPQRACIVNMSSILGSIEANREGGLYGYRTSKAALNAATKSMSLDLKGHQIMAVALHPGWVQTDMGGSKAPLTVEESCKAMVNTVLALNESNNGGFLQYDGTPLPW
- the LOC125768559 gene encoding arf-GAP with coiled-coil, ANK repeat and PH domain-containing protein 2, with protein sequence MAQCKIDFGECLKDSPKFRLRLEQEETEIEHLESRLEKIIKACSAAVDSGKEYIRHQSTFATSLWDLQKHFQDSKNSTNALAQLIQLLQEMNMFHTTLLDQANRTVLKNLTGFLKRDIREVKEYRQIFTKVSENLDAAVYKNSQVSRNRPADVLEAENVLSASKSCFNHTALDYVNYITLLQNRKRHEILGTLLSYLKACSTYFHQGSDLCEDYGTFFKGLDDEIGLMRSEYGVLDKQMQNRHTCVNDPRPEQQEACEESTSASDGGATGGDGGGGGSDGGGGRFPNYMEGYLFKRTSNAFKTWNRRWFCMRDNQLFYRKRTGEELPTVMEEDLRLCTVRPLADSDRRYCFEVISPAKSHILQADSEAMMNAWIKALQKGIDSAIQHNSAYSSDMRGVAGGGGAGNSGAGRGPGGSTSAGDGNRAGDSRMDSSGNKQRSGTGRGSEGTRKGYKKINWTQMLKIPGNSRCADCGNADPRWASINLGITLCIACSGVHRSLGVHYSKVRSLTLDVWEPEILRVMIELGNDVINRVYEGNKTRLARFDRATDNCEIAVREAWIRAKYIDRQFVVPLGGGSGTGPDDSSTSSSTLSFKSLGADSSKFPEKWSIKKLRRRSYRQLLRRPNQSKEQQSDAAGSQPITNLDDDDEDEDREAEDVDDEERMGSRSKGCPDADEKDVLTHVPKQFADILLIGENILTDDHNLPDEDLLLLNSDQESTSGEEDNAIMECEELERLSPNYLLYKAASGHNLPVMSQALALGAEKSWPNVHDADRTPLHAAILSGSVMSCEFLLLNGAAINAIDRYGRTPLHLAAEQGSAAQAYLLLKHKARYDIADVDGRRPIDIAVEKEDADIVTLLRLTLLNDEIGSGEDGESYAGGDSTYVAVMNEFSHLASNQPQRLQRNRHQQQQQQQQQRQALVTTDDTNPIVTDLDAPDTGSVISDR